A genomic stretch from Clavelina lepadiformis chromosome 5, kaClaLepa1.1, whole genome shotgun sequence includes:
- the LOC143459188 gene encoding uncharacterized protein LOC143459188, producing MAAFSINVQGLLLLCLVLCVKTTLIYAQKSYACKDGTEISLERFCDGLQDCPDGSDELITTTGCPECTMEETSCELHARNRTCAINRSYVCDQSITCHAGALCDANCPTHFRCQNHDCVERATLCDGNSCKGCPEDDEWTSGAGFKCIRQGKLCRLPQQLLWDGVQDCDRGNDLCYQASQSNIDGRDIRFEHDVAFDHSLCFECLDRSMIIPRHGVCDGVIDCSDLSDECLCEGERPRICDDIILNLPDGNLLLSESSKCSVGQVSCGNGTCINRTSVCDTVADCQDNRDEKFEYCQGTLRCGDGLAADRGDECRCDTRCVVLSAVLCDGVGECPPPGFGWGTVRWGKEPGHPADECEARCSNSTAFPCTKPYYSGVGQPTFLFQCSVNGFLVVLEGQYYCDGVVDCPGTQYDEIDCPDRFYCLAGNRISIEQSEVCDGFEDCDDGADENNITCPHRFFCSSLGGTKVSIEAKLECDFNINCDDNKDELNCTDDRFYCEGGKPLFVSKRQQFDGRKDCEDLTDECPITSPDRRENIFSSRYQLIANPVLRVLVWIIGLLAIFGNAVVVFGESKQLVKTNRKKGLTSLSANHMLVLNLAVADFLMGIYLIMLGIAGAVYDQRFCANELIWRSSSVCTTMGILVVLSSETSVSTMVLLTAFRLYAILKPFNASSKPTPCQVLASLCLAWVVSLALALAPLAAHLQHMFAEKALIENNPFFENVVVDLDSAKTWMEKLVMFNPEYSNVSSDTILEIRKSTSWENLQNTLAHDQENIVRIFDISRLFGYYSADSVCIPRLFVSREDKAWPYSLAITTYNFLAFVFVLCGYTFINFFSRKRTLKHKDSIVGKNLAEERTRAMQRKIIRLIATDFCCWVPITIMAFINFSGVPVPNVAYAVSAIVLLPINSALNPILYSSFVDNLTAKLGLTCQKGGNNKANSTSTRTASGSNAFSSVTTTTQIANSASAI from the exons ATGGCTGCGTTTAGTATAAATGTGCAAGGACTTTTGTTACTCTGTCTTGTGCTGTGCGTCAAAACAACGTTAATTTATGCCCAGAAAA GTTACGCGTGTAAGGACGGGACAGAAATTTCATTAGAACGATTTTGCGACGGTCTGCAAGACTGTCCAGACGGAAGTGACGAACTCATAACGACCACAGGTTGCCCTGAGTGTACAATGGAAGAAACTAG CTGCGAGCTTCATGCCCGAAATAGAACATGCGCAATCAACCGAAGTTACGTTTGTGACCAGTCCATCACTTGCCATGCTGGAGCGCTTTGCGACGCCAATTGTCCCACGCACTTCAGATGCCAGAATCATGACTGCGTGGAACGAGCTACCTTGTGTGATGGAAACTCTTGCAAAGGTTGCCCCGAAGACGACGAATGGACATCAGGAGCTGGCTTTAAATGCATAAGGCAAGGGAAATTATGCCGCTTGCCTCAGCAGTTGTTGTGGGACGGCGTGCAGGATTGCGATAGAGGGAACGATCTCTGTTATCAAGCTTCACAGTCTAACATAGACGGAAG AGACATCCGATTTGAGCATGATGTTGCTTTTGATCATTCACTTTGCTTTGAATGTTTGGACCGCTCGATGATCATCCCACGTCACGGGGTGTGCGATGGCGTCATCGATTGCTCTGATCTTTCCGATGAATGTCTTTGTGAAGGCGAACGACCAAGGATCTGTGACGACATCATTCTAAATTTGCCAGATGGGAATCTCTTGCT ATCAGAATCTTCAAAGTGCAGCGTTGGTCAGGTTTCTTGTGGGAACGGAACTTGCATTAATCGAACGTCAGTGTGCGACACAGTTGCTGACTGTCAGGATAACAGAGACGAAAA GTTTGAATATTGCCAAGGTACTCTTCGATGCGGAGACGGATTGGCCGCAGATCGCGGAGACGAATGCAG GTGTGATACGCGCTGCGTAGTCTTATCTGCGGTTTTATGTGATGGAGTCGGTGAATGTCCTCCCCCCGGCTTTGGTTGGGGCACAGTCAGATGGGGCAAAGAGCCGGGGCACCCTGCCGACGAATGCGAAGCCCGCTGCTCAAACTCCACGGCTTTCCCATGCACCAAGCCATATTATTCTGGTGTCGGGCAACCTACATTTCTATTTCAGTGTTCTGTGAAC GGCTTTCTGGTAGTGTTGGAGGGTCAATATTATTGTGATGGAGTTGTGGATTGTCCCGGCACTCAGTATGATGAGATTGATTGCCCGGATCGTTTCTATTGCCTCGCTGGTAATCGGATCAGTATCGAGCAGTCGGAAGTTTGTGATGGATTCGAGGATTGCGACGACGGAGCGGATGAAAACAACATCACTTGTCCTCACCGATTCTTCTGCTCTTCACTCGGGGGAACAAAA GTTTCGATCGAAGCAAAGCTTGAATGCGATTTCAACATCAACTGCGATGACAACAAAGATGAATTGAATTGTACCGACGATCGATTTTACTGCGAAGGCGGAAAACCTTTATTTGTGTCGAAAAGACAG CAATTTGACGGGCGTAAAGATTGTGAAGATCTAACCGACGAATGTCCTATCACGTCGCCTGACAGAAGAGAGAATATTTTTTCCTCAAGATATCAGCTCATTGCTAACCCAGTTTTGCGAGTCTTAGTGTGGATAATAGGACTTCTAGCAATTTTCGGGAACGCG GTTGTCGTTTTCGGCGAAAGCAAACAGTTGGTTAAAACCAACAGGAAAAAGGGATTAACATCTCTGAGCGCTAATCACATGCTGGTCTTAAACCTGGCTGTCGCAGATTTCCTGATGGGCATCTACCTAATAATGCTTGGCATAGCAGGGGCCGTTTACGACCAACGGTTTTGTGCTAACGAGCTAATTTGGAGATCCAGCAGCGTCTGCACCACGATGGGAATACTTGTCGTGCTCTCAAGTGAAACATCTGTTTCTACAATGGTCCTTCTCACCGCTTTCCGTCTCTACGCCATATTAAAA ccGTTTAATGCTTCCAGTAAACCAACTCCATGCCAGGTTCTCGCCTCCCTGTGTCTAGCCTGGGTGGTTTCATTAGCTCTAGCGCTTGCCCCTTTGGCTGCTCATCTACAGCACATGTTTGCTGAGAAAGCGTTGATAGAAAACAATCCTTTCTTTGAAAACGTGGTAGTAGATTTGGACTCGGCAAAAACTTGGATGGAAAAGCTCGTGATGTTTAACCCTGAGTACAGCAATGTTTCTTCTGATACAATCCTTGAGATCAGAAAGTCCACTTCTTGGGAAAATCTACAGAATACCTTAGCGCATGATCAAGAAAACATCGTTCGTATTTTTGACATTTCCCGGCTTTTTGG GTACTACAGTGCGGATAGCGTTTGTATACCGAGACTTTTTGTATCAAGGGAAGACAAGGCATGGCCATACTCCCTTGCGATCACAACTTATAATTTTCTTGCTTTCGTATTTGTCTTGTGCGGTTATACCTTCATCAACTTTTTTTCGAGAAAAAGGACACTCAAACACAAGGACAGTATTGTTGGCAAAAACTTGGCCGAGGAACGAACAAGAG CAATGCAGAGAAAAATAATACGTTTGATTGCCACGGATTTTTGCTGCTGGGTTCCAATCACAATCATGGCTTTCATCAACTTCAGCGGGGTCCCGGTGCCAAATGTAGCTTACGCCGTGTCGGCAATTGTTCTTCTCCCGATCAACAGCGCTCTAAACCCGATCCTCTACTCAAGTTTTGTCGATAATTTAACTGCAAAGCTCGGATTGACATGTCAAAAGGGCGGCAATAACAAAGCTAATTCAACAAGCACTCGCACGGCAAGTGGTAGTAACGCCTTTTCAAGCGTTACCACCACAACTCAAATCGCAAATTCGGCATCTGCGATCTAA
- the LOC143460474 gene encoding uncharacterized protein LOC143460474 — MSCLSYKMLCLTVLFFCAVAAQFQLDEIPSPTPKFCLKMPEKGPCRATHRRYRYNATSDQCELFTWGGCADENSQNMFRTTKDCESKCKRDPVHRNAFKSSFFKCEFQANIGRECALDSFEDFKHIRECIDIPDNSLNRSQCQSRGCCWHPEYQVCYQKESGFVESMCSIRYASNEGFWGKIIFKSDGHYPADWVGLLKFNIPVRGGFCILRDRFRSSGIGLSTETFEDRTKFLLPAMRPLSPGDNVVVMFAGGFQASTFSKNSCEYVNLPPY; from the exons ATGTCCTGTTTAAGTTATAAAATGTTATGTCtgactgttttgtttttctgtgcTGTGGCAGCACAATTTCAGTTGGACGAGA TTCCTTCACCGACTCCGAAGTTTTGTCTAAAAATGCCCGAAAAGGGTCCATGCAGAGCAACCCACAGACGCTACCGGTACAACGCAACATCGGACCAATGCGAGCTATTTACCTGGGGAGGATGCGCAGATGAAAACTCACAAAACATGTTCCGAACAACGAAGGATTGCGAGTCCAAATGCAAGAGGGATCCAGTTCACCGAAACGCTTTTAAAA gTTCTTTCTTCAAGTGTGAATTTCAAGCAAATA TTGGTCGGGAGTGTGCTCTTGACAGTTTTGAAGACTTCAAACACATTCGGGAATGCATCGATATTCCTGATAACAGTTTAAACAGAAGTCAGTGCCAATCTAGAGGCTGCTGCTGGCACCCAGAGTATCAAGTGTGTTATCAAAAGGAAT CTGGTTTCGTAGAATCCATGTGTTCGATAAGATATGCTTCAAACGAAGGATTTTGGGGGAAAATCATCTTTAAGTCGGATGGACATTACCCTGCTGATTGGGTTGGTTTGCTTAAATTCAACATTCCAGTTCGCGGTGGATTTTGC ATATTGCGAGACAGATTTCGGTCATCTGGAATCGGTTTATCAACGGAAACTTTTGAAGACAGAACGAAGTTCCTTCTTCCGGCCATGCGACCTCTTTCTCCCGGAGACAATGTGGTAGTCATGTTTGCTGGAGGATTCCAAGCTTCAACCTTTTCAAAAAACTCCTGCGAATACGTTAACTTGCCCCCATATTAA